The following are from one region of the Populus trichocarpa isolate Nisqually-1 chromosome 8, P.trichocarpa_v4.1, whole genome shotgun sequence genome:
- the LOC18101557 gene encoding LOW QUALITY PROTEIN: lactoylglutathione lyase-like (The sequence of the model RefSeq protein was modified relative to this genomic sequence to represent the inferred CDS: inserted 1 base in 1 codon) translates to MAAAKGACLNHISRESSDIRRLADFYKEIFGFEEIESPKFEFKVIWLKVSPDFAXHLIERSPDTQLPEGPYSAASPVLDPTHLPRGHHVCFSVSNFDSFVQSLKDKGIKTFQRSVPNRPIRQVFFFDPDGNGLEVASRDE, encoded by the exons ATGGCAGCAGCAAAAGGTGCGTGCCTGAACCACATATCTCGAGAATCATCAGATATAAGAAGGCTCGCCGATTTCTACAAAGAGATATTTGGTTTTGAGGAGATAGAGAGCCCTAAGTTCGAGTTCAAAGTTATATGGCTTAAGGTCTCTCCAGATTTCG TCCACTTAATCGAAAGGAGCCCAGATACCCAGCTTCCTGAAGGACCCTACAGTGCCGCTTCACCGGTTCTTGATCCTACCCATCTCCCTAGAGGACATCATGTCTGCTTCTCTGTCTCTAATTTTGACTCCTTTGTCCAATCTCTCAAG GACAAGGGAATAAAAACGTTTCAGAGGTCTGTACCTAATCGGCCAATCAGGCAGGTCTTCTTCTTTGATCCAGATG GTAATGGATTGGAAGTTGCGAGTCGTGATGAATAG